Part of the Mycolicibacterium mageritense genome is shown below.
GCCCCGACGAACCCCACGTGATCACGCCGCGCACGGATCCCGGTGTCCCCGTGTTCGCGCTCGGCCGCTACGCGGGTGCCCGACGGCGCGCGATCGTGGCGGCAAAGGAGCAGGGGCGCGCGGACCTGGTGGTTCCGCTCGGTGCCGCGCTGCGGACGGGCCTGGACCGGCTGCTCACGTGGGGCATCGTCACCGCGCCCGCGACCGTGGTCCCCGCGCCGACCCGGCGGCTGGCGGCGCGCCGCCGCGGCGGCGATCCCGTCGCCCGGATGGCCTCGGCGGCTGTCGCCGGACGGCAGGGGATCGGCATGACGCAGGCCCTGCGCACCAGGGCGTGGGTGCGCGACTCGGTCGGCCTGTCCGGCACCGATCGACAGCGCAACATCGCCGGTCGCGTCCGGCTTCTCCGACCGGTCGCCGACGAGGTGGTACTGGTCGACGACATCGTCACGACCGGCGCAACGGCCGCCGAGTCGGTGCGCGTTCTGCGTTCCGCGGGGGCTTGCGTGGTGGCGGTGCTCGCCATCGCCCATACCTGACGGAGCCGGAAATTACTTGTCAATCAAACCGATATGAAGAACTGAAAACACGTCCGCGAAATCGGTGGCACGATCCGGTTAACACGGACTACCGTCGGCACCAACCACCCGTGAACCACTCACGGCGGCGCTGGAGCACACGGCGCCACTTCACCGCACACCGGTAGGAGGTGAGTACTCGACACCTTGCGCCGATGGGCGGAGCGACAAATCTTGGCCCATCGCCGCAATTCGTTAAAGCCCGGCACGCAGACTGCGTGCAACGAGTGAGAGAAACGAGTTGCCAAGTATGTCAACCAATTCCCTGGATTCAGGCCGCACCATGGTGGTCGAGGATCGCGATACGGAAGCCACCCCGGAACCCAACGCAGAGGTCGTGGTCAAGGGGCGCAACGTGGAGGTTCCCGATCACTTCCGCATCTATGTCGCGGAAAAGCTGTCGCGCCTGGAGCGATTCGACCGGACCATATATCTCTTCGACGTCGAACTTGACCACGAACGCAACCGTCGGCAGCGCAAGAACTGCCAGCATGTGGAGATCACCGCCCGCGGGAGAGGCCCTGTCGTGCGCGGTGAGGCCTGCGCTGACAGTTTCTACGCCGCCCTGGAATCAGCAGCGGGCAAACTCGAGGCCAGACTGCGCCGTAGCAAGGACCGGCGCAAGATCCACTATGGCGACAAGACGCCCGTATCGCTGCACGAGGCCACCGCGCAAGATCCGCTGCAGGGCGCTTCGGCGCCGGAGCCGGTGGCGGAGACCGTCGAAACCGACGGCCTCGACGATCACGAACCCGGCCGGGTCGTACGCACCAAGGAACACCCGGCCAAACCCATGACCGTGGATGACGCCCTCTACGAGATGGAGCTCGTCGGCCACGACTTCTTCCTGTTCCATGACAAGGAGAGCGACAAACCTTCGGTGGTGTACCGCCGTCACGCATACGACTACGGCCTCATCCGCCTGGCCTGACCCGCAGGCAGGCACGAACGCACCCCGGAGCGCTCCGGGGTGCGTTTTCGTCTTCTGGGTGCCTTGGCAGGCGAGTGCAACCAGCGATTTCGACCGGTCACCTACGATGGACCTCGACTGAAGCCCGTGCGGTGTCACCCACGGGGTCCATCGATACCCACAGGGGAAATAGCGTGCTCTCGAAGTTGCTCCGTCTCGGTGAAGGCCGCATGGTCAAGCGCCTCAAGAAGGTCGCCGACTATGTCAATACCTTGTCCGACGACGTCGAGAAGCTCACCGACGAGGAGCTGCGGGCCAAGACCGACGAGTTCAAGAAGCGGGTCGCCGACGGCGAGGATCTCGACGACCTGCTGCCCGAGGCATTCGCGGTGGCCCGCGAGGCGGCCTGGCGGGTGCTGAACCAGCGGCACTTCGACGTCCAGGTCATGGGCGGCGCGG
Proteins encoded:
- a CDS encoding ComF family protein, yielding MLDLILPLECGGCGAPSTRWCPDCARELAVRPDEPHVITPRTDPGVPVFALGRYAGARRRAIVAAKEQGRADLVVPLGAALRTGLDRLLTWGIVTAPATVVPAPTRRLAARRRGGDPVARMASAAVAGRQGIGMTQALRTRAWVRDSVGLSGTDRQRNIAGRVRLLRPVADEVVLVDDIVTTGATAAESVRVLRSAGACVVAVLAIAHT
- the hpf gene encoding ribosome hibernation-promoting factor, HPF/YfiA family, translated to MSTNSLDSGRTMVVEDRDTEATPEPNAEVVVKGRNVEVPDHFRIYVAEKLSRLERFDRTIYLFDVELDHERNRRQRKNCQHVEITARGRGPVVRGEACADSFYAALESAAGKLEARLRRSKDRRKIHYGDKTPVSLHEATAQDPLQGASAPEPVAETVETDGLDDHEPGRVVRTKEHPAKPMTVDDALYEMELVGHDFFLFHDKESDKPSVVYRRHAYDYGLIRLA